One genomic region from Granulimonas faecalis encodes:
- a CDS encoding UDP-glucose--hexose-1-phosphate uridylyltransferase → MAVSLSADIRALVDYASGCGLVDPADGAWARNSLLEAVGADGCAHGWSDLPESDLPEGDLDLEAVLGRLADVAVANGLYEDTAGGRDRAAMAVMGRLVPRPSVVDAAFRAVEASEGPRAATDWFYRLCCDAGYVRRAAIARNVAWVSPTRWGDLQITINLSKPEKDPRDIASAGAAPADGDVYPACQLCVENEGYPGRPASSPFGDHPARQNLRIVPVTLQGEPWGLQYSPYAYFGEHCIVMSREHRPMHVDRTSMACLLDLLDRFPRYFFGSNADLPVVGGSILSHDHFQGGRHVFPMMEAPVEEAFSMEGCPGVDCAVVRWPLSVIRLESDDRDALLDAACRVLDRWRTYDDPAVGVLSRTGAVPHNTVTPIVYRVGDRYRADLALRCNVTSDEHPLGVFHPHEEWHHIKKENIGLIEVMGLAILPPRLVPELAAVARCLVAGTDPMDDPEAAPHGEWARGLAGRYPGLTPGEAESVVRGEAGDVFAHVLEDAGVFKWDEAGRAAQRRFLEALA, encoded by the coding sequence ATGGCTGTGAGCCTTTCCGCCGATATCCGCGCCCTGGTCGACTACGCCTCGGGCTGCGGCCTCGTGGACCCGGCGGACGGGGCCTGGGCGCGCAACTCCCTGCTCGAGGCCGTGGGTGCCGACGGCTGTGCCCATGGCTGGTCCGACCTGCCCGAGAGCGACCTGCCCGAGGGCGACCTCGACCTCGAGGCGGTCCTCGGCCGCCTGGCCGACGTCGCCGTGGCCAACGGCCTCTACGAGGACACCGCCGGCGGCCGCGACCGCGCCGCCATGGCCGTGATGGGCCGGCTCGTCCCGCGCCCCTCCGTCGTGGACGCCGCCTTCCGCGCCGTCGAGGCCTCCGAGGGGCCGCGGGCCGCCACCGACTGGTTCTACCGCCTCTGCTGCGACGCCGGCTACGTGCGCCGCGCGGCCATCGCCCGCAACGTGGCCTGGGTGTCGCCCACCCGCTGGGGCGACCTCCAGATCACCATCAACCTTTCCAAGCCCGAGAAGGACCCCCGCGACATCGCCTCGGCAGGGGCCGCCCCCGCCGACGGCGACGTGTACCCGGCCTGCCAGCTCTGCGTGGAGAACGAGGGCTATCCCGGCCGTCCGGCCTCCTCGCCCTTCGGCGACCACCCGGCCCGCCAGAACCTGCGCATCGTCCCCGTGACGCTGCAGGGCGAGCCGTGGGGCCTCCAATACAGCCCCTATGCATACTTCGGCGAGCACTGCATCGTCATGAGCCGGGAGCACCGTCCCATGCACGTGGACCGCACCTCCATGGCGTGCCTCCTCGACCTGCTGGACCGGTTCCCCCGCTACTTCTTCGGCTCCAACGCCGACCTGCCTGTGGTGGGCGGCTCCATCCTGTCCCACGACCACTTCCAGGGCGGCCGCCACGTGTTCCCCATGATGGAGGCGCCGGTCGAGGAGGCCTTCTCCATGGAGGGGTGCCCGGGTGTGGACTGCGCCGTGGTGCGCTGGCCCCTGTCGGTGATCCGCCTGGAGTCCGACGACCGCGACGCCCTCCTCGACGCCGCCTGCCGCGTGCTCGACCGCTGGCGCACCTACGACGACCCCGCCGTGGGCGTCCTCTCCCGGACGGGCGCCGTGCCCCACAACACCGTCACGCCCATCGTCTACCGGGTGGGCGACCGCTACCGGGCCGACCTCGCGCTGCGCTGCAACGTGACCTCCGACGAGCACCCGCTCGGCGTGTTCCACCCCCACGAGGAGTGGCATCACATCAAGAAGGAGAACATCGGCCTCATCGAGGTCATGGGTCTCGCCATCCTGCCGCCGCGGCTCGTGCCCGAGCTCGCCGCCGTGGCACGCTGTCTCGTGGCCGGGACCGACCCCATGGACGACCCGGAGGCGGCGCCCCACGGCGAGTGGGCCCGCGGGCTGGCCGGGAGGTACCCGGGCCTGACGCCCGGGGAGGCGGAGTCCGTGGTGCGCGGCGAGGCGGGCGACGTCTTTGCCCACGTGCTCGAGGACGCCGGCGTCTTCAAGTGGGACGAGGCCGGCCGCGCGGCCCAGCGCCGCTTCCTGGAGGCGCTGGCCTAG
- a CDS encoding DeoR/GlpR family DNA-binding transcription regulator produces the protein MLKSERQDALVRLTDEHRNLSVRAAARLLDISEMTVRRDLDELAEAGRLVRVRGGATSAAPAHGLTLSRERTRTERQLLHREAKREIGARAATLVDEGDTVFLGSGTTVEAMAANLPDLTLRVVTNSLPIFAVLEERSGMELFLLGGLYRPGTGALVGPLAEETLSRMGVTKAFVGVNGIHEDKAYASNMDACALQRVALDAADERYLLADASKFDRRDFYSFYSLDGLTAVVSEGGLPEAVRTATEQYTAVLT, from the coding sequence ATGCTCAAATCGGAGCGCCAAGACGCCCTCGTGCGCCTCACCGACGAACACCGCAACCTCTCCGTGCGCGCGGCCGCCCGGCTCCTGGACATATCGGAGATGACGGTGCGCCGCGACCTCGACGAGCTCGCCGAGGCGGGGCGGCTCGTGCGGGTGCGGGGAGGGGCCACCTCCGCGGCGCCGGCCCACGGCCTCACCCTGTCCCGGGAGCGCACGCGCACCGAGCGCCAGCTGCTGCACCGGGAGGCCAAGCGCGAGATCGGCGCCCGGGCCGCGACCCTGGTGGACGAGGGCGACACCGTCTTCCTCGGGTCGGGGACCACGGTGGAGGCCATGGCCGCGAACCTGCCCGACCTCACCCTGCGCGTGGTCACCAACAGCCTCCCCATCTTCGCCGTCCTCGAGGAGCGCTCGGGGATGGAGCTGTTCCTGCTCGGCGGCCTCTACCGCCCGGGCACGGGGGCCCTGGTGGGACCCCTGGCCGAGGAGACCCTCTCCCGCATGGGCGTCACCAAGGCCTTCGTGGGCGTCAACGGCATCCACGAGGACAAGGCCTACGCCAGCAACATGGACGCCTGCGCCCTCCAGCGCGTGGCCCTGGACGCCGCCGACGAGCGCTACCTGCTCGCCGATGCCAGCAAGTTCGACCGGCGCGACTTCTACAGCTTCTACTCCCTCGACGGCCTCACGGCCGTCGTGAGCGAGGGCGGCCTGCCCGAGGCCGTGCGCACGGCCACCGAGCAGTACACCGCGGTCCTCACCTGA